The Methanotorris formicicus Mc-S-70 DNA segment ATCAAACTGTATAGAATATTTAAGCCACAAATATGGATTATCATTCTATGAAGTGATTAAAGAGTGTAGTAAAGAACTAATAAAGAAAGGATTCTCGTAATCACACTGTCAGTAAACTAAATCATGTAATCTTCTGTATAATCAACTTAAATAAAATTTTAAATCCTGTTTTAACATTAGTCCCCCTTGACATTGAGTATTCAGTATAAATGGTTTTTATTGGTACTTCTTTAAATTTCAAATTATGCTTTTTAAATAATACAATAAATTCAGATGAAACCTCATATCTATTGCTTTTTAAGTCATTGACTATCTTTTTTGCCGCCTCATAAGAGAACGCCCTCAATCCACTTTGGCTGTCTGTTACAAAATAACCCCCCATTAGGTAGGTTATAAAGTTTAACCCCCAATTTCCAATCCTTTTAATTAATGGCATATTTTTTACTTCATTTTTATCCATCAACCTACTTCCCACAACAACGTCATAGATATCCTCTAAAATAGGTTTTGCAACTTTTTCAATATCCTTTGGGTCATGCTGTCCATCAGCATCAAATGTAACAATAATTTTTGGTTTATATAACAAAGCACATTTTATTCCAGTTCCTAATGCTCCTCCCAAACCCCTATTTAATATATGCCTACAAACTATTACATTTTCTTTTTCTGCAATTTCTGAGGTTTTATCCTTAGATCCATCATCCACAACAATGATATTTTTATAACCTTCATTCTTTAGAGCCCTCAATGTGTTTCCAATCATTTTTTCCTCATTATACGCGGGAATAACAACAAATATATCATCCTTATTCATAATCCCACCAAAAATTTAAAAATAACATTAACTATTTGAATTACTTTTTTTTATCATAATTTTTGAGAATGCTATTGTTCCAATTGGACCGCTAACAAGTAATAAGAGTGCTATAGTCTCCCCAAATGAGATTCCATAATGGGTTGACACAACAACTATAAATGTTGCAACTATAACTGCCAACAACCCTTCCCCAACAAGAACATTGGCAGTATTCTTCTTAAATGATAACTTTAAAGATGCCAATGCCCCAAATATTAATGAGAGTAGCGTGAAATATATCACATACTCGTTCATAGTATCACCCTTTAAAATGATAATACATCAGAATTATAAAAATAATTGCCCCAAGAAACATTGAAAACCAAACCCATATATTTAGTATAAATAGCATTTTATATATTTTTTCTCTTTTCTTCGGATCACTCATAATTTTTTTTATGGGGTCTCTACCATAATATTTCTTCCTTTTTAGCATAAAATCACCCACATTAATACATAGATAACCTAAATAATAACTGTGTTGTTGTTGGCAGTTCTCTCCTTAAAATTCTAAGTTCTGGTTTGTAGATATATAAAACATCCTCCTCTGAAAATGGATTATATTCTCTCCCAAGTATCTTTGATACAACTTTAACTGCCTCTTTTCCTGAAACTTTTATAGTCCCACTCTCTAATGAAGCATCAACCTCTAAAACTATTGGTATCTCCAAATTCTCACTGGCAATTTCTTTTAATTTTAAAAGTTCCCTCTTTTTAATCCTATGTCTTTTACCATTTACAATAATATAGGGTTTTTCTTCATTTAAAAGTTCCCCCAAAGTTTTTCTTTTAAATCGTGGGCTTAGGTCATAAATAAGTTTGTAAATTTCTTTGTCCATAGTATCACTTTTGTTATTCAGATTTTAAACCTAATGTTTTAAATCTATAGTATTTACAACAAATATTATTTTCTTTAAATCCTCAAAATCAGTAATTATTTATACGATTAAAAGAAACTAAGTATTTAATAATTTCGGGATACCACAATAGTTTTAAATCACACTATCAGTAATTAGTGTTTTAAAAATGAGGGGGAAAATGGATATCTTAACTCACGTTTTTATTCCATTAATATTTTTATTTGCTATCAGAGAACTTAAAAAGGAATACGTTTTCCTAATTCCATTTACACTGTTTCCTGATTTGGATAAGTTTATTGGGACTCCATTATTGCATTCTCTTGTTGTTGAATTTGGGGTATTTTTGGTGCTATTTGGAACTGAAAGTTTCCTTAGGAAAAAATATTTAAAGAATGACTCCATTAATTGTAAATACTCGATGATAATAATGATTTACATTTTGAGTCATCTTGTCTTAGATTTCTTTGATGGGGGACCTGTTTATCTGTTCTATCCTTTTTTAGATGTTGGGGTTGGTTTGGAGTTTTCTACGAAGTTGGTTGTTGGTAATGGGTTTGAATTTAAGGATGTCCTACCTAATGTTGTTTGTACAACTCCGCATAGGTTGAATGAGTATGGGGGTGTTATATCTGGATTTGGGGTAGTTTCTATGTTGATGTTTTTGTTAATGATGCTTTATGAGTATAGATTTAATGCGATTAAATGAAGTTTTTTGATAGGTGATTCCCTTATTAGAAATCTCTGGTGGAGTTGTAGGTAGTATTCCAAATACCTAAAACAAAAAATCTCAAATAGAAAAGATGTCTGGGTGAAATTGATGAAATCTATCATCTTAGCGGGAGGTATAGGGAGTAGATTATTTCCTCTAAGTAGGGAATATTATCCAAAACAATTTATAAAATTCAAAGCACTTGGAAAATCTCTCTTCCAATTAACATTTGAAAGAACTTTAAAGTTGTCAAATATAAAAGATATATTCATAATAACCAATGAAAAGCATAAGTTTTTGGTTTTAGGGCAGATAGAAGAATTAGGTTATAATTTTAATGAAGAAAATATTCTAATTGAACCAATAGGTAAAAACACCCTACCAGCAATCTATTATGGAGTTAAAGTTATAAAGGAAAAAGATGTTATTGCTGTTTTCCCTTCCGACCATTTGATTAAAGATGAAGATGAATTTATAAAAACGGTTAAAGAAGGAGTTAAGTTGGCAGATAATTATCTAATAACTTTTGGAATAAAGCCGAATAAGCCTCACACTGGTTATGGTTATATAAAACCAGGAGAAAAATTAGATATTGGTTATAAGGTTGAGGAGTTTAAAGAAAAACCTGATTTAGAAACTGCAAAAGAATATGTAAAAAAAGGATACTTATGGAATAGTGGAATGTTTTTATTTAAGACAGATATTTTTGAAGAAGAGGTTAAAAAACTCTGCCCAGAAGTTTATGAGGCGTTTAAAGAAGATGATATAAATGAAGTTTATAGAAAAGTTCCTGACATTTCAATAGATTATGGTATTATGGAAAAATCTGATAGAGTGGCAGTTATCCCAATAAATATAAAATGGAGTGATTTGGGAAGTTTTGATGCTATATATGAGGTCTTTGATAAAGATGATAATGGAAATATTATCCATGGAGAAAATATCGTTTTAAATTCTAAACATAATCTTGTATATACTCATGGTGGAAAATTAGTTTCTTTAATTGGAATCGATGATTTAATTATTATTGATACAAGAGATGCTTTATTAATTTGTAATAAGGGGGAAAGTCAGAAAGTTAAAGATGTGGTTAAATATTTAAAGCAGAAAGGGGATGAAAGGGTTTTATTCCACAAGAAAGTTTATAGGCCTTGGGGATGGTATGAGGTTTTAGAGGAGGGGAGATTTTATAAGGTTAAGAAAATAACCGTTTTGCCTGGAAAGAAGTTAAGTTATCAACTCCATCATCATAGGAGTGAGCACTGGGTTGTTGTTAAAGGAATGGCGAGGGTTGTTATTGAGGGGGAGGAAAAATTTGTTAGAAGTGGAGAGAGTATCTTCGTTAGGAGTGGTTTAAAGCATAGGTTAGAAAATCCTGGAAAGATTCCTTTAGAGGTTATAGAGATACAGGTTGGAGAGTATTTGGGAGAGGATGATATTGTAAGGTTTGATGATGAATGGGGGAGAAAATAGGTGAAACTATGAAATTCTTCAATAGAGAGAAAGAGATTAAAGAAATTCTTTCAATTATTGAATCTGAACCAAACCTAATTTATTTCATCTACGGCTCTATAAACTCTGGAAAAACAGCCTTAATCAATGAAATAATCAACAATAGATTAGATAAAGATAAGTATGTTGTATTTTACTTTGATTTAAGAGAGATATTTATATCGAGATACGATGACTTTATAGAGGTTTTGTTTGAAGAGTATGAAGGAGATAAAAAGCCAATAGAAGTTATAAAGGGTTTGTTAAAAGATACTCCTTTATTATTTGGCATCCCAACTCCAAAAAATACTTTGGAAGAATTATTAAAGAAAAAAACCACTAAAAACGTCTTTAGATATATAACCAACGTTTTAATGGAGATTAAGAAAGAAGGAAAACAACCAATAATTATTATTGATGTCTTGGAAACCTTCGGTTTCCAAAATCTTTGTCGCTTCGCTCCAAAGAACTTACAAAAGATTGGAGATTTAAAATTAAATGGATTTTTAATCTATGAATTGTTTAATTACTTTATTGATTTAACGAAAGAGTTGCATTTATGTCATGTTTTTTGTTTGAGTTCTGATAGCTTGTTTATAGAGAGAGTTTATAATGAGGCGATGTTGGATGATAGGGTTGATTATATTTTAGTTGATGACTTTGATAAAGAAAATGCTTTAAAATTTATGGATTTTTTATCTGAAGAGATTTTGAATAAAAAACTCTCTGATGATGAGAAAGAGCTTATTTTATAGCTATGTTGGAGGGAAGCCAATCTTAATAATAAAAGTTATTGATAAGTTAAGATATGAAAAGTTGGATGTTATTTTAAAGTTCATGTTAAAAGATGCTATTCAAAAACTAAAATACTTTTTAGAGAATGTTAAGGAGGAAGATGAAGAGCTTTATAACAAAATAGTTGATGTGTTAAAGCTGTTTAAAGAAACTTATGAAATTGAAGATATTTCAATAAATAAAAAGATTAGAGAGTTTTTAGTTAAAAAGAATATTTTGTTTTTAAATCCTGTTGAAGGAATTTTAAAGCCGCAATCGTTTTTGGTTTGGAAGGCGATAAAAAGAGTAATAGAATGAAATTCTTTGATAGGGAAAAAAGATTAAAGAAATTCTCTCAATTATCGAATCTGAACCAAGAAGATTTTATAAACTACAGAAATTTGAAACTATAACTATATAATAATTAATCATAGTTCCCATCATACATTTATATATTTACTTAATTGAATTAACTTCATCTAACACTTTAAGGTTATAAGCGATTGTGAAGAGTAAGAGCTTAACGCTTAAACCTTTTTTGCTTACAGCTCGAATATGCTTAGGGAACATCGCAACTAACTTTGAGAAGTTAGTTTCGATGCTTTTTCTCAACTTATTCAATATTTTATACTTTGTTCTCTCTATAAACGATTTAATCATGTTTTTTCTTTTTATCGCTTCGAAATAAACTTTTCCATTTCTTAATAAATTTTCAAAACCTTTATCGATGTATCCTTTGTCTCCGATTACACTACAGTTCATAAATTCTCGAATAAACCATCTAAAATTTTCTTTTAAAATATCTAAGTCGTGCTGATTTGCAGGATTTACAAATATCAGCATTAGATATAAACCATTGGTGATATAAGTTGCTTTATATTCGAAATAATAACGTTTTTTTGATGCGTTAAATCCGACTGTTCCATCTTTTTTAATTAACATTGATTTTCCACTTTTTTCGTGTCTGCTTTTTCTTACAAGTTCTTTCGTTTCAATTGGAATTGTATCTATAAATAACAAACAGTTTTTGTTTAAAAAGACCCTCTGAATTTCGAATAATGGTTCTTCATATCTGTTTAATCGCTCAACTAATTTGTTGTATCTTATTTTCGGAAATAACCCCAACTCTTCGATTAAAAATTCATATCCCTTTTTATACATCCACTGAAGTATATCATACATAGAACCGAAAAGCTTATTAAGTCCAAGAGAGATATTTTTTCTCTGCGGGTGTATGGCGATTTATATTTAGCGACTATCAGGTAAAACTTAGCCCACATACGTTTTATTAAACGCTTAATCTTCGGAATTTCGGATTTTTCAATAATGTTATCACCTCTCAATATTTTTTTGTAGTAATCTATAATCATATAGTTATATATTTATCTATTTGATGGGAACTACCGTTAATTATTATAAAATGTATAATAATGAATATTATTAAAAAAATTTAACTAGACAAATTGTCATAAGAATCTTTAAATATAAACAATTGTTAAAATATGTATTTTACTATGGCTAAATAAACCAAATCTAAGTTTTGGTGATATGAAATGAAAGTTTTAGTCACTGGTGGGGCAGGATTTATTGGCTCTAATTTAGCATTAGAGCTACAAAATAAAGGTTATGAAGTTATAGTTTTAGATGATTTTTCATCTGGGCATTTTAAAAACCTTATAGGTTTTGAGGGGGATGTTATAGCGGAGAGTATCTTAAATGTTGATTTAAATAGATTTAAAGATGTTGACGTTATTTATCATCAAGCGGCGATAACAGATACAACAGTTCAAGACCAAAAATTAATGATGCAAATTAATACAGAAGGTTTTAGGAGGTTTTTAGATTTTGCTGTTGAAAATGATATTAAGTTTATATATGCATCATCAGCAGCAACTTATGGAAATGCTCCCGCTCCTCAAAAAGAAGATGATGCTGGAAAACCAAACAATATCTATGGCTTTTCAAAATGGATTTGTGATTGTATTGCAAAAAAGTATATGGAAAGATTTCCAGAAGCTCATATAGTTGGATTAAGGTATTTTAATGTCTTTGGACCGAGAGAGCAGTATAAGGGTAAAATGGCCTCTATGGTTTGGCAATTAGCAAAACAGATGGTCGATGGCAAAAGACCAAGAATTTTTAAATGGGGAGAACAGAAAAGAGACCAAGTGTATGTTAAAGATGTTGTTAAAGCAAATTTGTTAGCTATGGATGCTAAGAAAAGCTGTATTGTAAATGTTGGTAGTGGAAAGGCAGTTACTTTTAATTATATAATTGAGGTTCTAAATAAGGTTTTAGGTTTCGATTATGAACCAGAGTATTTTGATAATCCATATAAAGAGTTTTATCAAGATTATACTGAAGCAGATTTAACCAAAGCTAAAGAATGTTTAGGATATAAACCAGAGTGGAGTTTTGAAGAGGCAGTTAAAGATTACAGTATCTCCGAACATCATACTAACTAATAGAAAACTTAATATTTGGTAATATCGAATAGTTAATATCAAAAAAATATGGAGGTGAAATCATGAAGGGGATAAAACACACAATAATAAAATCCTTTAACGAATTTAACAGTTTTGTTGGTAAGGCTTTACAAATTACGCCGAGGATTTATCGGGTTGAAGGTTATTCTAAAGGATTCATCAAAGCTATAGAAAGCAACACATACTTAGAAACGATTAGCACGTTAGGGTATCCTTCAGTGGATTCTTACTATCGATACATAAAGAACGCAGATATATCTATGATAAAAGAGGCATATAAATATTTCGTTAAGTCAATAATCGACGATTTTAAAAAGATAAAAGGCAAATTTTACCTGTCGATGGATACGCACTTTGAAGCATA contains these protein-coding regions:
- a CDS encoding glycosyltransferase family 2 protein, producing the protein MNKDDIFVVIPAYNEEKMIGNTLRALKNEGYKNIIVVDDGSKDKTSEIAEKENVIVCRHILNRGLGGALGTGIKCALLYKPKIIVTFDADGQHDPKDIEKVAKPILEDIYDVVVGSRLMDKNEVKNMPLIKRIGNWGLNFITYLMGGYFVTDSQSGLRAFSYEAAKKIVNDLKSNRYEVSSEFIVLFKKHNLKFKEVPIKTIYTEYSMSRGTNVKTGFKILFKLIIQKIT
- a CDS encoding DUF61 family protein, whose protein sequence is MDKEIYKLIYDLSPRFKRKTLGELLNEEKPYIIVNGKRHRIKKRELLKLKEIASENLEIPIVLEVDASLESGTIKVSGKEAVKVVSKILGREYNPFSEEDVLYIYKPELRILRRELPTTTQLLFRLSMY
- a CDS encoding metal-dependent hydrolase, with the protein product MDILTHVFIPLIFLFAIRELKKEYVFLIPFTLFPDLDKFIGTPLLHSLVVEFGVFLVLFGTESFLRKKYLKNDSINCKYSMIIMIYILSHLVLDFFDGGPVYLFYPFLDVGVGLEFSTKLVVGNGFEFKDVLPNVVCTTPHRLNEYGGVISGFGVVSMLMFLLMMLYEYRFNAIK
- a CDS encoding mannose-1-phosphate guanylyltransferase/mannose-6-phosphate isomerase; the encoded protein is MKSIILAGGIGSRLFPLSREYYPKQFIKFKALGKSLFQLTFERTLKLSNIKDIFIITNEKHKFLVLGQIEELGYNFNEENILIEPIGKNTLPAIYYGVKVIKEKDVIAVFPSDHLIKDEDEFIKTVKEGVKLADNYLITFGIKPNKPHTGYGYIKPGEKLDIGYKVEEFKEKPDLETAKEYVKKGYLWNSGMFLFKTDIFEEEVKKLCPEVYEAFKEDDINEVYRKVPDISIDYGIMEKSDRVAVIPINIKWSDLGSFDAIYEVFDKDDNGNIIHGENIVLNSKHNLVYTHGGKLVSLIGIDDLIIIDTRDALLICNKGESQKVKDVVKYLKQKGDERVLFHKKVYRPWGWYEVLEEGRFYKVKKITVLPGKKLSYQLHHHRSEHWVVVKGMARVVIEGEEKFVRSGESIFVRSGLKHRLENPGKIPLEVIEIQVGEYLGEDDIVRFDDEWGRK
- a CDS encoding transposase; this encodes MYDILQWMYKKGYEFLIEELGLFPKIRYNKLVERLNRYEEPLFEIQRVFLNKNCLLFIDTIPIETKELVRKSRHEKSGKSMLIKKDGTVGFNASKKRYYFEYKATYITNGLYLMLIFVNPANQHDLDILKENFRWFIREFMNCSVIGDKGYIDKGFENLLRNGKVYFEAIKRKNMIKSFIERTKYKILNKLRKSIETNFSKLVAMFPKHIRAVSKKGLSVKLLLFTIAYNLKVLDEVNSIK
- the rfaD gene encoding ADP-glyceromanno-heptose 6-epimerase; its protein translation is MKVLVTGGAGFIGSNLALELQNKGYEVIVLDDFSSGHFKNLIGFEGDVIAESILNVDLNRFKDVDVIYHQAAITDTTVQDQKLMMQINTEGFRRFLDFAVENDIKFIYASSAATYGNAPAPQKEDDAGKPNNIYGFSKWICDCIAKKYMERFPEAHIVGLRYFNVFGPREQYKGKMASMVWQLAKQMVDGKRPRIFKWGEQKRDQVYVKDVVKANLLAMDAKKSCIVNVGSGKAVTFNYIIEVLNKVLGFDYEPEYFDNPYKEFYQDYTEADLTKAKECLGYKPEWSFEEAVKDYSISEHHTN